GGCGGCGGGCTGGTCATCCACCGAGCCCATCAGCAGGGCGATCTGGCCCTGAAAGGTACGCTGCAACACGGCGGTGCCGTCAAGGTCGAGGGGAAGGGACATGAACTGCTCCTTGCAGGTTGAAGCCAAAGCCAGAGCTGCGATCCGGCCGGCTTGAACAGGCCGGTCTGTGGTGCAGCTTAGGCGAGGCTGACCCTGCACATGTCTAACACCCCTGAGTTTACCGGGGCATTGTGGCAAACGGCACCGCCGTGGTGCGCCATTGCGGGTTACGGATGGTCCGTTCGGATCATCGGCGGGCGTGGGCCAGCACCCGCTCACGCAGGTCGTCAAACAAAAAGGGCTTGGTGATGTGGTCGACCATGCCGGCCGCACGGGTACGTTCACGCGCTTCGTCCAGCGCGTGGGCGGTCAGGCCCACGATGGGCAGACCCGGGTCGATCTGGTGGATCAAGGGGGCGGCCTCACAGCCGTCCAGCACCGGCATGTCCACGTCGCACAGCATGAGGTGGTAGGCGCCGACGCCGGCCTGGCGCACAGCGTCCAGCGCCGCCTCGCCGTCGTCACGGCAGTCCACCTCGGCGCCCAGGGCCATGAGGAACTGCGTCAGCACGATCTGGTTGACGCGGTGGTCTTCGGCCACCAGGACCCGCAGGCCCGACAGCATGCCGGGCACGGTGGCGATCACCTCCGGGTCTCGGCGGGCCGGATCGGCGTTGTCGATGAGCGCTGTCTGCTCATCCAAGGCCTGCAGGGGCAAGGTGAGCACGAAGCGGGTCCCGCTCATGGTGTGGGTGTCCAGTCTGATGTCCCCGTCCATGAGGTCGACCAGGCGTTTGCAGATGGACAGGCCCAGCCCCGTGCCGCCGCTGAGGCGCCGGCTGTGCTGCCCTTGCTCGAAGGGCTCGAACAGGTGGGCGCGCATGTCGGCGTCCAGGCCCGGGCCGGTGTCTTCCACCACCAGGCGCAGCCCCTGTCGCCAGGGCTCGGCACGCAGGCGCACCTCGCCATGCTCGGTGAACTTGACGGCGTTGCTCAAGAGGTTGAGCAGCACCTGCCCCAAGCGCAGGCCATCGGCCCACCAGCGCGCCGACGTGCCCGGCGCCACGTCCAGGCACAAGCTCAGCCCTTTGGCATCGGCCTGGGCGCGCAGCAGGCCCAGGGTGCGCTCCAGCAGCTCGGGCAGGTTCAGCTCGGCGGGCTGCAGGGTGAGCTTGCCCGCTTCGATCTTGGAGTAGTCGAGCACGTCGTTGAGCAGGCGCAGCAGGTGCTGTCCACCTTGCAGGATGCGGTCAAAATCGGCCACCACCTCGGGCTGCTGGGTGTGTTTGAGCTGGCCCACCTGTGCAAAGCCGATGATGGCGTTGAGCGGCGTGCGGATTTCGTGGCTCATGCTGGCGAGGAACTCGCTTTTGGCGCGACTGGCCGATTCGGCCGCCGCCTGGGCGCGCTTGAGCTCGGTCACGTCCAGGGCCATGACGATGAAGCCCCGGACCTCGCCTTGCACCAGGTCGGGCGTGTAGCTGACATGGGCCGTCAGGCCGTCGCGCTCAACGTGTTCACAGACGCTGGCGCGCCCCTCCAGGGCGGCGTGCACGTAGGGCCGGGTGCGCGCCCAGCCCGCGGCGGACAGCACGTCCGTGATGTGGCGCCCCAACAGGCCCAGGCCCTGCGTGGCCTCGTCCTTGTGGGCCCAGTGCCGGGCCAGGTAGGGATTGAGGTAGCGCAGGCGCAGGTGTGCATCCCAATAGGCCACCGCGCCCGGCATGCGGTCCAGGATGGTTTGCCAGCGCGCGTGGTCGGCGGTCTGGGCCGCCAGTTGGGCCCGCAGCGCGTGCAATTCGTCTTGCAGGGCCGCACGCTCGGCCTGCCAATCCAGTCCGGACGACAGGTCGCTGGCGCCCTTGCCATCGGGACTTGCTTGCGAGGCCATACTGCTCCACGTTCAGGGGTGACGTGTCACGATACACGCTCTGCGGTGGGCCACAAGGGGGGCTGTCCCGGGGCGAAGTTCCGTCTCGGCAGACAATACAGGGTTTG
This genomic window from Aquabacterium sp. A3 contains:
- a CDS encoding ATP-binding protein; this encodes MASQASPDGKGASDLSSGLDWQAERAALQDELHALRAQLAAQTADHARWQTILDRMPGAVAYWDAHLRLRYLNPYLARHWAHKDEATQGLGLLGRHITDVLSAAGWARTRPYVHAALEGRASVCEHVERDGLTAHVSYTPDLVQGEVRGFIVMALDVTELKRAQAAAESASRAKSEFLASMSHEIRTPLNAIIGFAQVGQLKHTQQPEVVADFDRILQGGQHLLRLLNDVLDYSKIEAGKLTLQPAELNLPELLERTLGLLRAQADAKGLSLCLDVAPGTSARWWADGLRLGQVLLNLLSNAVKFTEHGEVRLRAEPWRQGLRLVVEDTGPGLDADMRAHLFEPFEQGQHSRRLSGGTGLGLSICKRLVDLMDGDIRLDTHTMSGTRFVLTLPLQALDEQTALIDNADPARRDPEVIATVPGMLSGLRVLVAEDHRVNQIVLTQFLMALGAEVDCRDDGEAALDAVRQAGVGAYHLMLCDVDMPVLDGCEAAPLIHQIDPGLPIVGLTAHALDEARERTRAAGMVDHITKPFLFDDLRERVLAHARR